A genome region from Sphingomonas anseongensis includes the following:
- the lexA gene encoding transcriptional repressor LexA: MLTAKQRELLLFVNQRLGETGVSPSFDEMREALALKSKSGVHRLISALEERGFIRRLANRARALEVVKLPESSAPAPMTPRPVTPVAANDTIEIPLHGRIAAGTPIEALQGTEGFAVPAALLGPGEHYALEVSGDSMVEEGILDGDFALIRKVDTARDGEIVVALIDNEEATLKTYRREGQVIRLDPANSRYEPQRYEEGRVQIQGRLSGLIRRY, encoded by the coding sequence ACAGGCGTCAGCCCGAGCTTCGACGAGATGCGCGAGGCGCTCGCACTCAAGTCCAAGTCCGGCGTGCACAGGCTTATTTCGGCTCTTGAGGAGCGCGGGTTCATTCGGCGGCTAGCCAATCGGGCGCGTGCTCTCGAGGTGGTGAAGCTCCCCGAGTCGAGTGCGCCGGCGCCTATGACGCCGAGGCCGGTCACTCCGGTGGCAGCGAACGACACGATCGAAATCCCGCTGCACGGACGAATCGCGGCAGGCACTCCGATCGAGGCCCTGCAGGGCACCGAAGGCTTTGCGGTTCCGGCTGCGCTTCTGGGGCCGGGCGAGCATTACGCGCTCGAAGTCTCGGGCGATTCGATGGTTGAGGAGGGAATCCTCGACGGAGATTTCGCGCTGATCAGGAAGGTGGATACCGCCCGCGACGGGGAGATCGTCGTCGCCCTAATCGACAATGAGGAAGCGACGCTCAAGACGTACCGGCGCGAAGGACAGGTGATCCGGCTGGACCCCGCCAATTCGCGCTATGAGCCGCAGCGCTACGAGGAGGGCCGTGTCCAGATCCAGGGACGCCTGAGCGGCCTGATCCGGCGCTACTGA
- a CDS encoding ComEC/Rec2 family competence protein, which yields MQWTSAPNIEGAPLPQRARGYWEERFRAGRERVEALLEAERAQLPPWAVVGFGAGIACWFALGSRTEWLALLAIASGVAIAGFTVGGGRAERAAGWFALMMALGCGLIWIRSERVAAPRIDRPLVSTFNGLIERVEPRVAKGDVRLTLAPTDPSLPPRVRVSVKADSFPQGLTSGARIAVRARLAPPPPMVLPGTYDFARDLWFQRIGGVGKALGPVEVLAPGRSDGLDGVRDQLGRHIRERLPGPSGGIATALATGDQNAVGEDDADAMRRSGLTHLLSVSGLHIAAVIAAAMLLTLKLLALSERLALRFNLVLVAAAAGAVAGIAYTLLTGAQVPTVRSCIVALLVLAGIALGREALSIRLLSVAALAILLIKPESIAGASFQLSFAAVTAIIALHSTGWARRTFMRRDEGPFARLGRALLAMTATGLAVELTLIPLALYHFHKAGLYGIGANLVAIPLTTFVIMPLEAASLLLDLVGLGAPFWYLTGLSIQFLLWLAHWVGSASGAVATLASMPGWAFAFMIAGGLWLAMWNGRVRLLGLVPVALGATGAALAPSPDLLVTGDGKHLAVVESDGAPRILRSRTGDFIRDVFAETAGFDGDPLVLEEAPFANCSRDSCVADVMREGRTWRVLATRSTASIAWRDLVRSCAASDIAVSDRWLPRSCSPRWLKLDRDSLGRTGGVAIYLRGAPRVVTVSSQLGQHPWAPAPPSAMRSRKRGR from the coding sequence ATGCAATGGACGAGCGCCCCTAACATAGAGGGTGCGCCTCTTCCACAGCGGGCTCGGGGCTATTGGGAGGAGCGCTTTCGCGCTGGCCGGGAAAGGGTTGAAGCCCTTCTCGAGGCCGAGCGCGCGCAGCTGCCGCCGTGGGCGGTGGTCGGCTTCGGCGCGGGCATCGCCTGCTGGTTCGCGCTGGGTTCCCGAACCGAATGGCTCGCGCTCCTCGCAATAGCTTCCGGAGTGGCTATCGCCGGCTTCACCGTCGGCGGCGGCAGGGCCGAGCGCGCGGCCGGATGGTTCGCCCTGATGATGGCCCTGGGCTGCGGCCTGATCTGGATTCGCTCCGAGCGAGTCGCAGCGCCCCGCATCGATCGCCCGCTCGTCTCTACCTTCAACGGTCTGATCGAGCGTGTTGAGCCTCGGGTGGCAAAGGGCGACGTTCGGCTAACGCTCGCTCCGACCGATCCTTCGCTTCCGCCCAGGGTACGGGTCTCGGTCAAGGCAGACTCATTTCCGCAGGGCCTGACGAGCGGCGCGCGAATCGCCGTCCGCGCCCGCCTGGCTCCGCCGCCGCCGATGGTTCTGCCGGGAACCTACGATTTCGCGCGCGATCTCTGGTTTCAGCGCATCGGTGGCGTCGGCAAGGCGCTGGGACCGGTCGAGGTGCTGGCGCCGGGAAGATCCGACGGTCTCGACGGCGTCCGCGATCAGCTCGGCCGGCACATCCGCGAGCGCTTGCCGGGCCCTTCCGGCGGAATCGCCACGGCGCTTGCAACGGGCGACCAGAACGCGGTCGGCGAGGACGATGCCGACGCCATGCGAAGGAGCGGCCTGACGCATTTGCTGTCGGTCAGCGGCCTCCACATCGCCGCGGTCATCGCCGCAGCCATGTTGCTGACCCTGAAGTTGCTGGCACTGTCGGAGCGGCTGGCACTTAGGTTCAACCTGGTGCTGGTCGCCGCTGCGGCCGGAGCGGTCGCGGGCATCGCCTACACCCTTCTCACCGGCGCCCAGGTTCCGACGGTCAGGAGCTGCATCGTTGCACTGCTCGTGCTGGCGGGAATCGCCCTCGGCCGCGAGGCGCTCAGCATTCGCCTGCTGAGCGTCGCCGCGCTCGCGATCCTGCTTATCAAGCCCGAATCCATCGCCGGCGCGAGCTTCCAGCTCAGCTTCGCCGCGGTCACCGCTATTATCGCCTTGCATTCGACCGGCTGGGCCCGCCGTACCTTCATGAGGCGCGACGAAGGCCCGTTCGCGCGGCTTGGCCGGGCACTCCTGGCGATGACGGCGACCGGCCTTGCAGTCGAGCTCACCCTGATTCCGCTCGCGCTCTACCATTTCCACAAGGCCGGCCTGTACGGGATCGGCGCGAACCTGGTCGCGATCCCCCTCACTACCTTCGTCATCATGCCGCTGGAGGCCGCATCGCTCCTGCTCGACCTGGTCGGGCTGGGCGCGCCTTTCTGGTACCTCACCGGTCTTTCTATCCAGTTCCTGCTGTGGCTCGCGCACTGGGTCGGAAGCGCCAGCGGAGCCGTCGCCACGCTCGCGTCGATGCCGGGTTGGGCCTTCGCTTTTATGATCGCCGGCGGATTGTGGCTGGCGATGTGGAACGGGCGAGTGCGCCTGCTTGGGCTCGTCCCGGTCGCTCTCGGGGCGACCGGAGCGGCGCTGGCGCCTTCGCCCGACCTGCTGGTGACCGGCGACGGCAAGCATCTCGCGGTCGTCGAGAGCGACGGCGCCCCGCGAATCCTTCGCAGCCGAACCGGCGATTTCATCCGCGACGTCTTTGCCGAGACCGCGGGCTTCGACGGCGATCCGCTGGTTCTCGAGGAAGCGCCGTTCGCGAACTGCTCGCGCGACTCCTGCGTCGCCGACGTGATGAGGGAAGGGCGGACGTGGCGAGTACTCGCGACCCGCTCGACCGCCTCGATCGCCTGGCGCGACCTCGTCCGCTCCTGCGCGGCTTCAGACATCGCCGTATCGGACCGCTGGCTTCCGCGCAGTTGCAGTCCCAGATGGCTCAAGCTCGATCGGGACTCGCTCGGTCGCACCGGCGGCGTTGCGATTTATCTCCGGGGGGCGCCGCGCGTGGTCACCGTGTCGAGCCAGCTTGGCCAGCACCCGTGGGCGCCTGCGCCGCCATCTGCTATGCGGTCGCGAAAGCGAGGGAGGTGA
- a CDS encoding VOC family protein has protein sequence MADPRIDYVELPSATAHEFTRAFYSKAFGWTFTDYGPDYSATTTGDVDVGLNGQPDDSISAPLPVIRVADLEAVFDAVSKAGGVIAKPIFSFPGGRRFHFIDPSGSELAVWSEL, from the coding sequence ATGGCCGATCCCAGGATCGACTATGTCGAGCTTCCGAGCGCGACCGCGCACGAGTTCACCCGGGCTTTCTATTCGAAAGCGTTCGGCTGGACTTTCACCGATTACGGGCCGGATTATTCAGCGACGACCACTGGCGACGTGGACGTCGGGCTGAACGGCCAGCCGGACGATTCGATCTCGGCACCGCTGCCCGTCATCCGGGTCGCGGACCTCGAGGCGGTGTTCGACGCCGTGAGCAAGGCCGGCGGAGTGATAGCCAAGCCCATCTTCTCCTTTCCCGGCGGACGGAGGTTTCACTTTATCGATCCGTCGGGAAGCGAGCTCGCCGTGTGGAGCGAGCTCTAG
- a CDS encoding DUF4242 domain-containing protein, whose protein sequence is MPQYVIERDMPGVGKLGVPDLKNASQTSCNVLRDLGPTIQWVHSYVTDDKIYCVYRAPNEEIIREHAQRGGFPANKISEVRSVIDPTTAE, encoded by the coding sequence ATGCCACAATATGTGATCGAGCGTGACATGCCGGGTGTCGGGAAGCTCGGGGTACCCGATCTCAAGAACGCGTCCCAGACGAGCTGCAACGTGCTTCGTGACCTCGGCCCCACGATCCAGTGGGTCCACAGCTATGTGACCGACGACAAGATCTACTGCGTCTACCGCGCTCCCAACGAGGAGATTATCCGCGAGCATGCGCAGCGCGGCGGCTTCCCCGCCAACAAGATTTCCGAGGTCAGAAGCGTCATCGACCCGACGACGGCGGAATAA